One Pichia kudriavzevii chromosome 3, complete sequence genomic window carries:
- a CDS encoding uncharacterized protein (PKUD0C01990; similar to Saccharomyces cerevisiae YBR024W (SCO2) and YBR037C (SCO1); ancestral locus Anc_3.225): MISIRNLRALGSVKPLFAPSARVFSTVSSRLNEANKTEPTPSNPEVEKPKKQYSRRPLSSIPIGSENYSSQTMKKKNPIEYLSWKSFVLFIAVGAGMTYFFRNEKEKMKLRKEAEANRGVGKPLIGGPFNLVTQDGEPFTEKNLIGKFSIIYFGFTHCPDICPDELDKLGLMLDELKKNGVELQPIFITCDPARDSPAVLKEYLSEFHSDIIGLTGDYDEVKRCCKNYRVYFSTPRDLKPGQDYLVDHSIFFYLMDPEGEFIDVLGRNYDAEGAVQKIIKDVNAYEPKEVRERKKEGMLGWLYK; this comes from the coding sequence ATGATCTCCATTAGAAACCTAAGAGCCCTTGGTAGCGTTAAGCCTCTGTTTGCCCCTTCAGCAAGAGTATTTTCAACAGTATCTTCAAGATTGAATGAAGCAAATAAAACCGAACCTACACCCTCAAATCCCGAAGTCGAAAAGCCGAAGAAACAATACTCTAGGCGCCCATTGTCTAGCATTCCAATAGGTAGTGAAAACTATTCCTCCCAAACtatgaagaagaagaacccGATTGAGTATTTATCTTGGAAATCATTTGTGTTATTTATTGCCGTTGGTGCAGGAATGACTTATTTTTTCCGTAAcgaaaaggagaagatgaAACTACGTAAGGAGGCTGAAGCTAACAGAGGTGTCGGAAAGCCTCTAATTGGTGGCCCTTTTAACCTAGTAACCCAGGATGGTGAGCCTTTCACAGAGAAGAATTTAATTGGAAAATTCAGTATAATTTATTTTGGTTTCACACATTGTCCTGATATCTGTCCTGATGAGTTGGATAAGCTAGGTCTGATGTTAGAtgaattaaagaaaaacgGAGTCGAACTACAACCAATCTTCATTACTTGTGATCCGGCAAGAGATTCGCCAGCTGTACTAAAAGAATATTTGAGTGAGTTCCATAGCGATATTATTGGCTTAACTGGTGATTATGATGAAGTTAAGAGATGTTGTAAGAACTACCGTGTTTACTTTAGTACGCCTAGAGACTTGAAACCAGGCCAGGATTATCTTGTGGATCATTCTATTTTCTTCTACCTGATGGATCCCGAAGGGGAGTTCATTGATGTCTTGGGTAGGAACTATGATGCGGAAGGAGCGGTACAAAAGATTATCAAGGATGTTAACGCTTACGAACCTAAAGAAGTGAGAGAACGTAAGAAGGAAGGCATGCTTGGTTGGTTATATAAAtaa
- a CDS encoding uncharacterized protein (PKUD0C02000; similar to Saccharomyces cerevisiae YBR025C (OLA1); ancestral locus Anc_3.226), giving the protein MPPKKQVEEKKVLLGRPGNNLKSGIVGLANVGKSTFFQAITRCPLGNPANYPFATIEPEEARVIVPSPRLDTLMEMYGRPKKVPAFITIYDIAGLTRGASKGEGLGNEFLANIRAVDAIYQVVRCFDDAEIIHIEGDVNPVRDLEIISEELRLKDIEFAEKHLEGIEKITKRGGQSLEVKQKKEEAVLVQRIIDLLKDGQRVANQNWTAKEVEVINSMYLLTAKPSIYLINLSERDFLRKKNKWLPKIKEWVDTYSPGDIIVPLSVSFEERLSQMETDEERAEEEKNVGATSVLPKLITLMRSKLNLISFFTAGEKTEVREWTIREGTKAPQAAGVIHTDLMKTFILANVMKYDDLVEAGSEAAVKAAGKLMQKGKDYVVEDGDVMYFRAGAGKN; this is encoded by the coding sequence ATGCcaccaaagaaacaagttgaagaaaagaaggttCTGCTCGGTAGACCAGGTAACAATTTGAAGTCCGGTATTGTTGGTCTAGCAAATGTTGGTAAATCCACTTTTTTCCAAGCTATTACCAGATGTCCATTAGGTAACCCAGCCAACTATCCTTTTGCAACAATTGAGCCAGAAGAAGCTAGAGTCATTGTTCCATCTCCAAGGTTAGACACCTTGATGGAAATGTACGGTAGACCAAAGAAAGTTCCTGCATTTATCACTATTTACGATATTGCCGGTCTAACCAGAGGTGCATCTAAAGGTGAAGGTTTGGGTAATGAATTCTTGGCTAATATCAGGGCTGTTGATGCAATCTACCAAGTTGTGAGATGTTTCGATGATGCTGAAATTATCCATATTGAAGGTGATGTCAACCCAGTCAGAGATTTAGAGATTATCAGTGAAGAATTGAGATTAAAAGATATCGAATTTGCGGAAAAACACCTGGAAggtattgaaaaaatcaccAAAAGAGGTGGTCAATCATTAGAAGTtaaacaaaagaaggaagaagctgttcttgttcaaagaatcattgatttgttgaaggaCGGCCAAAGAGTTGCCAACCAAAACTGGACAGCTAAGGAAGTCGAAGTCATCAACTCCATGTACTTATTGACCGCAAAACCatctatttatttgatcaacTTGTCCGAAAGGGACTTTTTGCGTAAAAAGAACAAGTGGTTGCCAAAGATCAAGGAATGGGTTGACACGTATTCCCCAGGTGATATTATCGTTCCCCTTTCTGTGTCATTTGAAGAGAGATTGTCACAAATGGAGactgatgaagaaagagcagaggaagaaaagaatgtTGGCGCAACTTCTGTCTTACCTAAACTAATTACTTTAATGAGAtccaaattgaatttaatttcctttttcacCGCTGGTGAAAAGACTGAAGTTAGAGAATGGACTATCAGAGAAGGTACCAAAGCCCCACAAGCTGCTGGTGTCATTCACAcagatttgatgaagacTTTCATCTTGGCTAACGTCATGAAGTACGATGATTTGGTAGAAGCAGGTAGTGAAGCAGCTGTTAAGGCTGCAGGTAAGTTGATGCAAAAGGGTAAAGAttatgttgttgaagacgGTGATGTCATGTATTTCAGAGCAGGTGCAGGTAAGAATTAA
- a CDS encoding uncharacterized protein (PKUD0C02010; similar to Saccharomyces cerevisiae YBR021W (FUR4); ancestral locus Anc_3.221): protein MEKNNYTYDVHERHKGQTSSVKASEVSSEDGIYEEALIAKEEPKTWFQRLYRSLEIDGTQGFTLQQLFLLNYDLRPVEAARRKWKWYHFVFFWIADSFNINTWQIAATGVQAGLSWWVTWITVWIGYTLCALFVVASARVGNAYHISFPVSCRSSFGIWGSLWPVINRVVMACVWFGVQSTIGGNCVELMLRAIFSNDMEKRIPDHIGGNITSFKLLSFFLFWFFQLPFIYFPPHIVRHLFSVKAVVCPIAGITFLVWTLVKADGGGPVIHQGSTIKGSEFGWAFVNSIMNSLANFATLIVNAPDFSRFGNKPGAAITPQLISLPISFAVTCLIGILVSSASTVLYGETYWNPLDVLSRFLDHYSRGSRGGVFLISLGFAIAQLGTNISANSLSAGTDMTALLPKFINIRRGGFICAAIGFAICPWNLMTSSSMFTTYLSAYSVFLSAIAGVVFCDYYILKKGFISLPDLYVSNNSSPYYYSKGFNARAYAAYIAGILPNIVGFVGATKTHHVPMGATYVYYFSFFTGYAAATAVLVVATLIFPINGLPDAKLFERKFFEEWQEVEDFDDVFRQKAANIHDNGSDVIDELNYVVSAEKSLP, encoded by the coding sequence atggagaaaaacaactaCACATATGATGTCCATGAACGACACAAGGGACAAACCTCAAGCGTGAAGGCGTCGGAAGTATCAAGTGAAGACGGCATCTACGAAGAAGCTTTAATTGCAAAGGAGGAGCCAAAGACTTGGTTCCAACGGTTATATAGATCCTTGGAAATCGACGGTACGCAGGGGTTCACATTACAAcaacttttcttgttgaacTATGATTTACGTCCTGTTGAAGCTGCTAGACGTAAATGGAAATGGTACcattttgtctttttctgGATTGCCGATTCCTTCAATATTAATACATGGCAAATTGCAGCTACAGGTGTTCAAGCAGGCTTATCTTGGTGGGTCACTTGGATCACCGTTTGGATTGGTTACACCCTTTGTGCTTTATTTGTCGTTGCCTCTGCAAGGGTTGGTAATGCTTATCACATTTCATTCCCCGTTTCCTGTAGATCGTCTTTTGGTATTTGGGGATCATTGTGGCCCGTTATCAATAGAGTTGTCATGGCATGTGTTTGGTTTGGTGTTCAGTCCACCATTGGGGGCAACTGTGTTGAGTTGATGTTGCGTGCAATCTTTAGCAATGACATGGAAAAGAGAATTCCAGATCATATTGGAGGCAACATCAcatctttcaaattattgagcttcttcttgttttggtttttccaATTACCATTTATTTATTTCCCACCTCATATTGTCCGTCATTTATTCTCGGTCAAAGCTGTTGTATGTCCAATTGCTGGTATCACTTTCTTAGTGTGGACTTTAGTAAAGGCAGATGGTGGTGGACCGGTGATCCATCAAGGGTCCACTATCAAAGGTTCTGAATTTGGTTGGGCATTTGTTAATTCCATTATGAACTCATTAGCAAATTTTGCAACTTTAATCGTTAATGCACCAGATTTCTCcagatttggaaataaacCTGGAGCTGCCATTACCCCccaattgatttcattgcCAATCTCATTTGCAGTTACATGTTTGATTGGTATTCTTGTCTCTTCTGCTTCAACGGTCTTATATGGTGAAACTTACTGGAATCCTCTTGATGTGCTATCAAGATTTTTGGATCATTACTCAAGAGGATCTCGTGGTGGTGTCTTCCTTATCTCTCTCGGATTTGCAATTGCTCAGTTAGGTACCAATATTTCTGCAAACTCCTTATCCGCAGGTACCGATATGACTGCTTTACTTCCTAAGttcatcaatatcagaAGAGGGGGGTTTATTTGTGCAGCTATCGGATTTGCAATTTGTCCATGGAATTTAATGACCTCTTCGTCTATGTTCACCACGTACTTATCAGCATATTCTGTGTTTTTGTCCGCTATTGCTGGTGTGGTCTTCTGTGATTATTATATTCTAAAGAAGGGTTTCATTTCTCTGCCAGATTTGTACGTTTCCAATAACTCATCACCATATTACTATTCCAAAGGCTTCAATGCTAGGGCATATGCAGCATATATTGCAGGTATCTTGCCCAACATTGTTGGTTTCGTTGGTGCAACAAAAACACACCATGTTCCAATGGGTGCAACCTACGTTTActatttctcctttttcACAGGTTATGCAGCTGCAACTGCAGTATTGGTTGTAGCTACACTTATCTTCCCAATAAACGGGTTGCCTGATGCAAAGCTATTTGAACGCAAGTTTTTCGAAGAATGGCAGGAGGTTGAAGACTTTGACGATGTCTTCAGACAAAAAGCAGCTAACATCCATGATAACGGCAGTGACgtaattgatgaattgaattATGTTGTCTCTGCTGAAAAGAGTTTACCATAA
- a CDS encoding uncharacterized protein (PKUD0C02020; Pfam Domains: Transp_cyt_pur(1.6e-180)): protein MFEGKNDENNHYKSEKDSLAKEKNLDLDARDTSSSDLFEETVEETVDSSEYSNNLRGWFQRFIHFVEISGTKGYSIQQLFLMNYDLRPVEAARRKWKWYHFIFFWLSESFNVNTWQIAATGVQAGLSWWVTWITVWIGYTFCALFVCASARVGNAYHISFPVSCRSSFGIWGSLWPVINRVVMACVWFGVHTSIGGNCVELMLRSIFSNDMEKRIPNHINGNITSFKLLCFFLYWFFQLPFIYFPPHKIRHLFTVKAVISPIAGITFLVWTLVKADGGGPFIRAPSTVSGSAFGWAFVNSTMNAISNFATLIVNAPDFSRFANAPDAAIYSQMISLPISFAITCLIGVLVSSAANSIYGVSYWNPLDVLSRFLDHYSRGSRGGVFLLSFSFAIAQLGTNISANSLSAGTDMTAIMPKFINIRRGGFVCAAIGFAICPWNLMTSSSMFTTYLSAYSVFLSSIAGVVFCDYYILRKGYLVLTDLYIANESSPYYYWKGFNLRAYTAYIAGVLPNIVGFVGATKTHHVPIGATYVYYFSFFAGYASAACVLIIITYIYPITGTPEARLFQCKFFEEWQDVEDFEEVYKKRIAMDSNERELFIKRLPSIDASEKA, encoded by the coding sequence ATGTTTGAAGGTAAAAATGACGAGAACAATCACTATAAATCAGAAAAGGATTCTTTGGCTAAGGAGAAGAATCTCGATCTAGATGCTAGAGatacttcttcttcggatttatttgaagaaactgttgaagagACTGTTGATTCCTCCGAGTACAGTAACAACCTGAGGGGTTGGTTCCAAAGATTCATCCATTTCGTTGAAATCAGTGGTACCAAAGGTTATTCAATCCAGCAGTTGTTCTTGATGAATTATGATTTACGTCCTGTTGAAGCTGCTAGACGTAAATGGAAATGGTACcatttcatctttttttgGTTGTCGGAATCCTTCAATGTGAATACATGGCAAATTGCAGCTACGGGTGTTCAAGCAGGCTTATCTTGGTGGGTCACTTGGATCACCGTTTGGATTGGTTACACTTTTTGTGCGCTGTTTGTTTGTGCTTCTGCCAGGGTTGGTAATGCTTATCACATTTCATTCCCCGTTTCCTGCAGATCATCTTTTGGTATTTGGGGATCATTGTGGCCCGTTATCAATAGAGTTGTCATGGCATGTGTTTGGTTCGGTGTTCATACTAGTATAGGAGGTAACTGTGTTGAGTTGATGTTGCGTTCAATTTTCAGCAATGATATGGAGAAGAGAATCCCAAATCATATAAACGGCAATATCACATCCTTCAAGcttttgtgttttttcCTCTATTGGTTTTTCCAGTTACCGTTCATTTATTTCCCGCCTCATAAGATTCGCCATTTATTTACAGTAAAGGCGGTCATCTCTCCAATTGCTGGTATAACTTTCTTAGTTTGGACCTTAGTGAAGGCAGACGGTGGTGGACCTTTTATTCGTGCACCTTCAACAGTTTCCGGTTCTGCCTTTGGCTGGGCTTTTGTCAACTCCACAATGAATGCAATTTCTAATTTTGCAACTCTTATTGTTAATGCACCAGATTTTTCGAGATTTGCTAATGCACCAGATGCTGCAATCTACTCGCAAATGATCTCTTTGCCAATCTCATTTGCAATTACCTGTCTAATTGGTGTCTTGGTCTCTTCCGCTGCAAATTCTATCTATGGTGTCTCATACTGGAACCCACTTGATGTTCTCTCGAGATTCTTAGATCATTATTCAAGAGGTTCTCGTGGTGGTGTCTTTCTACTTTCTTTCAGTTTTGCAATTGCTCAGTTAGGTACCAATATTTCTGCAAATTCTTTATCTGCAGGTACCGATATGACTGCAATCATGCCAaagtttatcaatattAGAAGAGGTGGATTTGTGTGTGCAGCAATTGGATTTGCAATTTGCCCTTGGAACTTGATGACTTCATCGTCCATGTTTACCACTTACTTATCTGCATACTCTGTCTTCCTTTCATCCATTGCGGGTGTTGTGTTTTGTGATTATTATATCTTAAGGAAGGGTTATCTCGTTTTGACCGACCTGTACATTGCAAATGAGTCATCTCCTTACTATTATTGGAAAGGTTTTAATTTAAGAGCTTATACAGCATATATTGCCGGTGTTTTACCTAATATTGTTGGTTTCGTTGGTGCAACAAAAACACACCATGTTCCAATCGGTGCAACATATGTCTActatttctctttctttgcTGGATATGCATCAGCTGCCTGTGTTTTAATCATAATCACATACATCTATCCTATCACCGGGACTCCTGAGGCTAGGTTATTTCAATGtaaattctttgaagagtGGCAAGAcgttgaagattttgaggAAGTTTACAAGAAACGAATTGCAATGGATTCAAACGAAAGGGAACTATTTATTAAAAGACTCCCTTCTATCGATGCATCAGAAAAAGCTTGA
- a CDS encoding uncharacterized protein (PKUD0C02030; similar to Saccharomyces cerevisiae YIL067C; ancestral locus Anc_7.257) yields the protein MDMQLGMKHEIGKDRDEEVELQWMSRGSRVSRDEEEERYQECSDKQDPLRGIWLRINRIPETIHNMSPYGVYIPPLYILFAMVLLIWVYSVILFERPMISHEIPVMQLSCGRAEQIWEGFDTECGLHAEKCLLPFKRHKTLYVKCPAFCEGSGLVYNVLRYKDVEIQYEPFIVTSPVEENGEIVYRGDSYPCMAAYREGLVGNMWGGTVKLELTDRYPYDVNLQNDEKMVFNGWYPAGFVIKPLERDEKGNNLFDLISLVIWMGVFLSVGLGVFVVRNDIFWFSSVMLVYLSIVLVVDPPIVVDYEDNITLGDNSSWQLLSVVIGRLLPLSGIIVLIWVVVCEYSFVGSGLIQRLTFLCGLWITGMDALTFEKLPIDRLVIEDVINMGASGILAFIFVMILIVFCCVLQLYRIWRDGWFLKCVSRYLIVIFTVVALGVLFGDRLVLRVHHWVIGLFFIWGCKSRGSIAGGLQGLCVGLILAGVGRWGFASIFERGWVVDRDGDNGDRPTAPSVPVFVYNAARHQLTIEPVDDDTEINVFGNDVWIYKGHGGEDIPIEDIQWLRGRACNDGGCSEWVWITK from the coding sequence ATGGACATGCAATTGGGTATGAAGCACGAGATTGGGAAAGACAGGGATGAAGAAGTGGAGCTTCAGTGGATGTCCAGGGGTTCTCGGGTGTCCAGagatgaggaggaagagagGTACCAAGAATGCTCCGACAAACAGGACCCCTTGAGGGGAATATGGTTACGAATTAACAGAATCCCCGAAACAATCCACAACATGTCACCGTATGGAGTATATATCCCCCCGTTATATATACTATTTGCAATGGTGCTTCTTATTTGGGTGTATTCAGTCATTTTGTTTGAACGGCCCATGATTTCACATGAGATTCCGGTGATGCAACTATCATGTGGTAGAGCCGAGCAAATTTGGGAAGGATTCGACACAGAGTGTGGTCTCCATGCGGAGAAGTGTCTACTGCCATTTAAGAGACATAAGACGCTCTATGTCAAATGTCCGGCATTTTGTGAAGGGTCAGGTTTGGTATACAATGTCTTAAGATACAAGGATGTGGAAATCCAATATGAGCCATTTATTGTGACATCACCGGTTGAGGAAAATGGGGAAATCGTATACCGAGGCGACTCGTACCCATGTATGGCTGCATATAGAGAAGGGCTAGTGGGTAATATGTGGGGCGGTACGGTGAAACTCGAGCTGACTGATCGGTATCCTTACGATGTTAATCTacaaaatgatgaaaaaatggtGTTTAATGGATGGTATCCGGCTGGGTTTGTAATCAAGCCCCTGGAGAGAGatgaaaaaggaaacaatTTGTTTGACTTGATATCTCTGGTGATTTGGATGGGCGTATTTTTGTCCGTTGGTCTGGGGGTCTTTGTCGTGAGAAATGACATTTTCTGGTTTTCTTCAGTGATGCTTGTATATTTGAGTATTGTATTAGTTGTTGATCCaccaattgttgttgattacGAGGACAACATCACCTTAGGAGACAACAGCTCCTGGCAGCTATTGAGCGTTGTTATAGGGAGGTTGTTACCACTATCTGGGATCATTGTCCTTATATGGGTGGTTGTATGTGAATATTCTTTTGTGGGGTCTGGATTGATCCAACGGCTAACATTTTTATGTGGATTGTGGATTACGGGGATGGATGCATTGACgtttgagaaattgccAATTGATCGGTTGGTCATTGAAGACGTCATCAATATGGGTGCGTCTGGTATCTTAGCATTTATATTTGTCATGATACTGATTGTATTTTGCTGCGTTCTTCAACTTTACAGAATATGGAGAGACGGGTGGTTTCTGAAATGCGTTTCCAGGTATCTGattgttattttcacaGTTGTTGCACTTGGTGTTTTATTTGGAGACAGGCTAGTATTGAGAGTTCATCATTGGGTTATTGGgttgtttttcatttgggGGTGTAAATCACGGGGATCAATAGCCGGCGGACTACAAGGGCTCTGTGTTGGGTTGATACTGGCCGGCGTAGGCAGGTGGGGTTTTGCCTCAATCTTTGAAAGAGGATGGGTTGTTGATAGAGATGGAGACAATGGTGATCGTCCAACCGCTCCATCTGTTCCTGTATTTGTTTACAATGCGGCCAGACATCAATTAACCATTGAACcagttgatgatgatactGAAATCAATGTGTTTGGAAACGATGTATGGATTTACAAAGGTCATGGAGGCGAAGACATTCCCATAGAGGATATCCAATGGTTGAGAGGACGTGCATGTAATGATGGAGGATGTAGTGAGTGGGTATGGATAACGAAATAA
- a CDS encoding uncharacterized protein (PKUD0C02040; similar to Saccharomyces cerevisiae YBR249C (ARO4); ancestral locus Anc_6.168): MSDSRSTSTAPQEEEYEDLRILANEPLISPELLIKEIPATKSSLKTVIQSRKAATAVVKKQDDRLLVVVGPCSLHNEKVAMEYANLLKPLADELSGELVVVMRAYLEKPRTTVGWKGLINDPDLNGSFNINKGLRLARNIFVKLTDLGLPIGSEMLDTTSPQYLSDCLSFGAIGARTTESQLHRELASGLSFPVGFKNGTDGTLGVAVDAIQAAEGSHHFMGVTKSGLAAIITTKGNDSCFVILRGGKKGTNYDEASVKEAKEKLPKGKTIMVDCSHGNSNKDYRNQPKVCSEVARQVANGEDDIIGVMIESNINEGNQKIPQDLSQLKYGVSVTDACVNWNTTESMLRELANAVKSRRSLKA, from the coding sequence ATGTCCGACTCTAGATCAACATCCACTGCTCcacaagaagaagagtaTGAGGATTTACGTATTCTTGCTAACGAACCACTCATTTCCCCAGAACTTTTGATTAAGGAAATTCcagcaacaaaatcatcactTAAAACTGTTATTCAAAGTAGAAAAGCTGCAACAGCAGTGGTTAAGAAACAAGACGATCGTCTGTTGGTTGTGGTTGGACCATGTTCTCTTCataatgaaaaagttgCTATGGAATACGCAAATTTGCTTAAGCCTTTGGCAGACGAATTATCGGGCGAATTAGTGGTGGTTATGAGAGCATACCTTGAAAAGCCAAGAACAACTGTTGGATGGAAAGGTCTAATCAATGACCCTGATCTTAATGGCTCTTTTAATATCAACAAGGGTCTAAGATTGGCTAGAAACATCTTTGTCAAGTTGACAGATTTGGGGTTGCCAATTGGTTCTGAAATGCTCGACACCACTTCTCCTCAATACTTATCTGACTGCTTGTCCTTTGGTGCCATTGGTGCTAGAACAACAGAATCTCAATTACACAGAGAACTAGCTTCTGGTTTATCATTTCCTGTTGGTTTTAAGAATGGTACAGATGGTACCTTGGGTGTTGCCGTCGATGCCATTCAAGCGGCAGAAGGTTCCCACCATTTCATGGGTGTTACCAAATCCGGATTGGCCGCAATTATTACTACTAAGGGTAACGACTCTTGCTTTGTTATTCTAAGAGGTGGTAAGAAGGGTACCAATTATGATGAAGCTTCAGTCAAGGaagcaaaggaaaaactaCCAAAGGGTAAGACTATAATGGTTGACTGTTCTCATGGTAACTCCAATAAAGATTACAGAAACCAGCCTAAGGTTTGCTCCGAAGTTGCTAGACAAGTTGCTAATGGCGAAGATGATATCATTGGTGTGATGATCGAGTCCAACATCAACGAGGGTAACCAAAAGATCCCACAGGATCTATCACAATTGAAGTACGGTGTCTCTGTCACTGATGCCTGTGTCAACTGGAATACTACTGAATCCATGCTCAGAGAACTTGCAAATGCCGTTAAATCTAGAAGATCTCTCAAGGCTTAA
- a CDS encoding uncharacterized protein (PKUD0C02050; similar to Saccharomyces cerevisiae YBR248C (HIS7); ancestral locus Anc_6.167) codes for MSTVHVIDVNSGNLQSLSNAITSLGFKVEFITQGSDPALETCSKLILPGVGNFGHFVLQLHERGFVEPLKKYIASGKPIMGICVGLQTLFQGSEESEGVEGLSLLPGYLVKFDVTHKSVPQIGWNSVSLKSHEESANALYGISEDKRYYFVHSFAAVRTPDEITKLYETGWDLALCTYLDETFIAAVAKNNIFATQFHPEKSGKAGLKVIQSFLTTEKYSHVELHSANAAKTDTGLTRRIVACLDVRTNDHGDLVVTKGDQYDVREKSGDGNNVRNLGKPVEMAEKYYNQGADEVTFLNITSFRNSPVKDLPMLEVLRLAAKTCFVPLTVGGGIRDVTDPDGTKHSALEVASSYFHAGADKVSIGSDAVRAAEEFYENGNRGSGNSPIETISKAYGVQAVVISVDPKRFYLSDPSTCKYKTIKTSIPGPNGEEYCYYKVTSQGGRQIHELGAVELVVACEALGAGEILLNCIDKDGSNSGFDFELINMVKSSVTIPVIASSGAGNPQHFVDVFNNTKTDAALGAGMFHRGEYKVSDVKEFMTKHGLYVRNDNTDL; via the coding sequence ATGTCTACTGTCCATGTTATTGACGTTAATTCGGGTAATTTACAGTCTCTATCCAATGCAATTACCTCTCTAGGATTTAAAGTGGAATTTATTACCCAGGGATCAGATCCAGCTTTGGAGACATGTTCAAAATTGATTCTTCCAGGTGTCGGTAATTTTGGCCACTTTGTGTTGCAGCTTCACGAACGTGGCTTTGTGGAACCActcaaaaaatacattgcCTCGGGGAAACCAATTATGGGTATCTGCGTGGGGTTACAAACACTTTTCCAGGGGAGTGAAGAAAGCGAAGGAGTAGAAGGTTTAAGTTTGCTGCCTGGTTATTTAGTCAAATTCGACGTCACTCACAAAAGTGTGCCACAGATCGGCTGGAACAGTGTTTCTCTCAAATCACACGAAGAATCAGCCAATGCACTTTACGGTATCTCTGAAGATAAAAGGtattattttgttcattCATTTGCTGCTGTCCGTACCCCGGATGAAATAACAAAACTTTACGAAACAGGCTGGGATCTTGCATTATGCACATACTTGGATGAAACTTTTATTGCAGCGGTTGCTAAGAATAACATCTTTGCTACACAGTTCCATCCAGAAAAATCAGGTAAAGCCGGCTTAAAGGTCATTCAATCTTTCTTAACTACAGAAAAGTATTCTCATGTCGAATTACACAGTGCAAATGCCGCCAAAACGGATACAGGCTTAACTAGAAGAATAGTTGCCTGCTTGGATGTGCGTACCAACGATCATGGTGATTTAGTTGTTACTAAGGGTGACCAATATGATGTACGTGAAAAATCAGGGGATGGTAATAATGTCAGAAATCTTGGTAAGCCTGTGGAAATGGCTGAAAAGTATTATAACCAAGGGGCTGATGAAGTAacttttttgaatatcaCATCCTTCAGAAACTCACCTGTGAAGGATTTACCAATGTTGGAGGTTTTAAGACTAGCGGCAAAGACATGTTTTGTTCCATTGACTGTGGGTGGCGGTATAAGAGATGTGACTGATCCAGACGGAACTAAACATTCTGCATTAGAAGTGGCCTCTTCATATTTCCATGCCGGTGCCGATAAAGTGTCTATTGGATCTGATGCAGTCCGTGCCGCAGAGGAATTCTATGAAAATGGTAATAGAGGTTCTGGCAATTCTCCGATTGAAACAATCTCTAAAGCATATGGTGTCCAAGCAGTTGTCATTTCTGTCGATCCAAAACGTTTCTATCTTTCTGATCCCTCCACTTGTAAATACAAAACTATTAAAACCTCTATTCCAGGTCCAAACGGCGAAGAATACTGCTACTACAAAGTCACTTCACAAGGTGGCCGTCAAATTCACGAACTGGGTGCAGTTGAATTGGTAGTCGCCTGTGAAGCATTGGGCGCCGGTGAGATTCTGCTTAATTGTATTGATAAGGATGGTTCCAACAGTGGCTTCGATTTCGAATTGATCAACATGGTTAAAAGCAGTGTCACCATTCCTGTCATTGCTTCTTCTGGTGCAGGTAATCCACAAcattttgttgatgtttttaaTAACACTAAAACCGATGCTGCATTAGGAGCAGGTATGTTTCACAGGGGAGAATACAAGGTTAGCGACGTCAAAGAGTTTATGACTAAACACGGTCTCTATGTGAGAAATGACAATACTGATCTATAA